From Chitinophagaceae bacterium, one genomic window encodes:
- the secDF gene encoding protein translocase subunit SecDF — MSNKNFITGLTIIITILCLYYLSFSLISRKVQGEATDYTRNLDGSVNQLKKQKYLDSVWNLPVFNLLGVEFTYKEIKETELNLGLDLQGGMHVTLEISPIDIIKGLSRDSQNPAFLKSLEEAKNSIKGTGLNFIDEFYKAFQKNAPNQKLNYIFANATNRGKITLQTTDEEILKIINDEVENAIGRSFNILRTRIDKFGTSQPNIQRLAGTGRIQIELPGVDNPQRVRKLLQSAARLDFFEVLEIGEKDLVSTLNNINKLLLSQENIEKSSSSVKKDSLVGTPSQNSLESLLLDPTAKSEKDTASLVSQLQQDSSNLNTGEASLLLRLLKSNQGGLMYSPKDVATISQLLEKPEVKNLIPSTIKFLWASKPFSPRGGTSTEEEFIELYPIKTLRGGTSKLSGEAIADAQQDFDQNARPSIAMQMNANGTKIWRKMTAENTGRRIAIVLDNYVYSAPTVQGEIPSGNSSITGNFTLEEAKDLANVLKAGTLPAPTTIVEDVVIGPTLGKEAQIQGIVSTIAGLMSVVIFMIMYYAKGGIIANIALLFNIFFILGVLAQFSAALTLPGIAGIVLTMGMSVDANVLIFERIREELRNGSTFKTSITIGYNKAFSAIFDSNATTFIIGMILYNFGQGPVKGFAITLMIGIVSSFFTAVFITRVIINFLYSKRKENSNITFETGLFKNFLIGISYKFIENRRKAYLFSLTFIVIGFIALFAKGGLNMGVDFTGGRSYIVIFNTPVVTSDIKVGLGEVFGKAGTEVKTYGSDNIIKITTSYLINDDSEETDGKVTQTLIAGLEKITKKKYIENESLLDNNSFSIGSGSRVSGTIADDIKKSSVISIVVSLIAIFLYILIRFRRAEFGLGATIALFHDVLFVIAAFAIVNVFGITYEIDQVFIAAILTLIGYSINDTVVVFDRIREKIGMRKEYEQVSTINHAINDTLSRTVITSSTTFLTVLVLFLFGGDVLKSFSFTLLVGIVIGTYSSIFIAAPIVIDFKRKNK; from the coding sequence ATGAGTAATAAAAATTTTATCACCGGGCTTACTATTATTATAACCATCTTATGTCTCTATTATTTATCTTTTTCTCTTATATCTAGAAAAGTTCAAGGAGAAGCAACAGATTATACAAGGAATTTAGATGGGAGCGTAAATCAATTAAAAAAGCAAAAATATTTAGATTCTGTATGGAATCTTCCTGTTTTTAATCTTTTAGGAGTTGAATTTACCTATAAAGAAATAAAAGAAACAGAGTTAAACTTAGGATTGGACTTACAGGGAGGCATGCATGTCACTTTAGAGATTTCCCCTATAGATATAATAAAAGGACTGAGCAGGGACAGCCAAAATCCTGCATTTTTAAAATCCTTAGAAGAAGCAAAAAATTCTATAAAAGGAACAGGGTTAAATTTTATAGATGAATTTTATAAAGCATTTCAAAAAAATGCTCCCAATCAAAAATTGAACTATATATTTGCCAATGCAACCAATCGTGGAAAGATAACTCTTCAAACAACAGATGAAGAGATATTAAAAATTATTAATGACGAAGTAGAAAATGCTATAGGCAGGTCATTTAATATCTTAAGAACACGTATAGACAAGTTTGGAACCTCACAACCTAATATTCAGAGATTAGCAGGAACGGGGCGAATACAGATAGAACTACCAGGAGTGGATAATCCACAAAGGGTTCGTAAGCTCCTTCAGAGTGCTGCTCGCTTAGATTTTTTTGAAGTATTAGAAATTGGAGAAAAAGATTTGGTATCTACTCTTAATAATATAAATAAACTGTTACTCAGCCAAGAAAATATAGAAAAATCTTCTTCATCTGTAAAAAAAGATTCTTTAGTAGGAACCCCTTCACAAAATAGTTTAGAATCACTTTTATTAGATCCCACAGCAAAAAGCGAAAAAGATACTGCTTCCTTAGTTTCCCAACTTCAACAAGATAGTAGCAACCTGAATACAGGAGAAGCATCCCTCTTGCTTCGTTTATTAAAATCAAATCAAGGAGGGCTTATGTATAGTCCTAAAGATGTAGCTACTATTAGTCAACTATTAGAAAAACCTGAGGTAAAAAATCTGATACCATCCACTATAAAATTTTTATGGGCTTCTAAACCCTTTTCTCCAAGGGGAGGTACCAGCACAGAAGAAGAATTTATAGAACTGTATCCTATCAAGACCTTGCGCGGAGGAACTTCTAAGCTCAGTGGGGAAGCAATAGCAGATGCTCAACAAGATTTTGATCAGAATGCGAGACCTTCTATTGCAATGCAAATGAATGCAAATGGAACTAAAATATGGAGAAAAATGACCGCAGAAAATACAGGAAGACGCATCGCTATTGTATTAGATAATTATGTATATTCTGCACCTACGGTACAAGGAGAAATACCAAGTGGAAATTCTTCTATAACAGGAAACTTTACATTAGAAGAAGCAAAAGACCTCGCAAATGTATTAAAAGCAGGAACTTTACCCGCTCCTACTACCATAGTAGAAGATGTAGTTATAGGACCTACCCTCGGAAAAGAAGCACAAATACAAGGTATTGTATCCACTATAGCAGGATTAATGAGTGTTGTTATTTTTATGATAATGTATTATGCAAAAGGAGGAATTATAGCAAATATCGCTCTTTTATTTAATATTTTCTTCATATTAGGGGTGCTTGCTCAATTTTCAGCAGCATTAACATTACCCGGAATCGCAGGAATAGTTCTTACTATGGGTATGTCAGTAGATGCGAACGTGCTTATATTTGAAAGAATTAGAGAAGAATTACGAAATGGAAGTACCTTCAAAACATCTATTACTATAGGTTATAATAAGGCTTTTTCTGCTATATTTGACTCTAATGCTACTACTTTTATAATAGGTATGATACTCTATAATTTTGGGCAAGGTCCTGTAAAAGGATTTGCTATTACCCTTATGATTGGTATCGTCAGTTCATTTTTTACAGCAGTATTTATCACAAGGGTGATTATAAATTTTTTGTATAGCAAAAGAAAAGAAAACTCAAACATAACATTTGAGACCGGGTTGTTTAAAAACTTTTTAATAGGGATATCTTATAAGTTTATAGAAAACAGAAGAAAAGCATACCTTTTCTCCCTTACCTTTATAGTTATTGGATTTATCGCCCTTTTTGCAAAAGGAGGACTCAATATGGGAGTAGATTTTACAGGTGGAAGGTCTTATATAGTGATATTTAATACTCCCGTAGTTACTTCTGATATCAAAGTGGGGCTTGGAGAGGTATTTGGAAAAGCAGGAACAGAAGTAAAAACATACGGATCCGATAATATCATAAAAATTACTACCAGCTACCTCATAAATGATGACAGCGAAGAAACAGACGGTAAAGTAACTCAAACTCTGATAGCAGGATTAGAAAAAATTACAAAAAAAAAATATATTGAAAATGAATCATTATTAGACAATAATAGTTTTTCTATTGGAAGCGGATCACGTGTGAGCGGAACAATAGCAGATGATATCAAAAAATCTTCTGTTATATCTATTGTTGTTTCTCTCATAGCTATCTTTCTTTATATACTAATACGATTCAGAAGAGCAGAATTTGGACTTGGAGCAACTATAGCTCTCTTTCACGATGTGCTCTTTGTCATTGCAGCTTTTGCAATTGTAAACGTATTCGGTATAACATACGAAATAGACCAAGTTTTTATTGCTGCAATACTCACTCTTATAGGGTATTCTATAAATGATACTGTGGTAGTTTTTGACCGTATACGTGAAAAAATAGGAATGAGAAAAGAATACGAACAAGTATCTACTATTAATCACGCTATTAATGATACCCTTAGTCGTACGGTTATTACTTCTTCTACTACATTCCTCACTGTTTTAGTACTATTCTTATTTGGTGGAGATGTACTCAAAAGTTTTTCATTTACACTTTTGGTAGGAATTGTCATAGGAACGTATTCTTCTATTTTTATAGCTGCTCCAATAGTAATAGATTTTAAAAGGAAAAATAAATAA
- a CDS encoding glycerophosphodiester phosphodiesterase family protein, whose amino-acid sequence MYNFLFLKIKKNILILLSIFIFFIFNTCDTASVDWQGHRGARGILPENSIPGFLKAIELGVNTIELDVVISGDNKVIVSHEPFFSRSICFNPLGQEITQEEEKQYNIYRLTAEEIRAFDCGSVTNSDFPYQKKLRVYKPLLSEVFEAVQKYCKETHKKEPYYNIELKSSSLTDHFFHPTPSIFSDIVHQEIQKYVDTDKINIQSFDFRILQYFHKKYPDIRLAVLIGGTENLQTIIDSLGFQPDIYSCYYTTIKKEQVTWLHSKGIKVIPWTVNDTKDMIQLLGMKVDGIITDYPDKIIQKY is encoded by the coding sequence GTGTATAATTTTTTATTTTTAAAAATAAAGAAAAACATACTCATTCTCTTAAGTATTTTTATATTTTTTATTTTTAATACATGTGATACTGCTTCTGTTGATTGGCAGGGACATAGAGGAGCAAGAGGTATTCTACCAGAAAATAGCATTCCGGGATTCTTAAAAGCCATAGAATTGGGAGTAAATACAATAGAATTAGATGTGGTCATATCCGGAGATAATAAAGTTATTGTCTCTCACGAACCTTTTTTTAGTCGTTCTATTTGTTTCAATCCTTTAGGGCAAGAAATAACCCAAGAGGAAGAAAAACAATATAATATATATAGGTTAACCGCCGAAGAAATACGTGCTTTTGATTGTGGAAGTGTTACAAATTCTGATTTCCCATATCAAAAAAAACTCAGAGTATACAAGCCACTGTTGTCGGAAGTATTTGAAGCCGTGCAAAAATACTGTAAAGAAACACATAAAAAAGAACCTTACTATAATATAGAATTAAAATCATCTTCTCTTACAGACCACTTTTTTCATCCTACCCCATCTATTTTTTCTGATATTGTGCATCAAGAAATACAAAAATACGTAGATACAGATAAAATAAATATCCAATCTTTTGATTTCAGAATACTCCAATATTTTCATAAAAAATACCCTGATATTCGCTTGGCTGTTCTGATAGGTGGCACAGAAAACTTGCAGACAATAATAGATTCTTTAGGATTTCAACCCGATATTTATAGTTGCTATTACACTACTATAAAAAAAGAACAAGTAACATGGCTTCACTCCAAAGGAATCAAAGTTATTCCATGGACTGTAAATGATACAAAAGATATGATACAATTATTGGGTATGAAAGTAGATGGTATCATAACCGATTATCCCGACAAGATTATACAAAAATACTGA
- a CDS encoding sugar porter family MFS transporter — protein MNNTKLILWSLTVALCGLLFGLDVAVISGAEQKIQSLWGLSPFFHGFVISIALYGTVLGAILGGYFADLFGRKLSLIGVGFLFLVSSIGCAVAPEVYTFMISRFIGGFCIGISSVISPLYISEIAPAKQRGGLVALFQFNIVFGILLAYFSNYFLEGVGGDNSWRWMLGVVAVPSFFFMICTFFISESPRWLILKKNNLESAKKVLLEISPNEATNIFNTILEYQKKQLTQVKEAFFSKKYRWLIFITFLLGFFNQMSGINAIIYYAPRIFEMAGFESSSALLSSVGVGVINLLFTMVGLSLIDKFGRRMLMYIGSIGYIISLSLVASCFYNESFHNIAIYIFLFIASHAIGQGAVIWVFFSEIFPNSIRASGQSFGCFVHWIFAALIANVFPQISSFFGPTSIFVFFAVMMVAQLLYVHCIMPETKGIVLEDMDAKIIH, from the coding sequence ATGAATAATACAAAATTAATACTTTGGTCATTAACAGTAGCTCTTTGTGGACTTTTATTTGGATTAGATGTAGCGGTTATTTCAGGTGCTGAGCAAAAAATACAAAGCTTATGGGGGCTCAGTCCTTTTTTTCATGGATTCGTCATCAGTATCGCATTGTATGGTACTGTTTTAGGGGCTATTTTAGGAGGGTATTTTGCAGATTTATTCGGCAGGAAACTCTCTTTAATAGGAGTTGGTTTTTTATTTTTAGTATCATCTATAGGATGTGCAGTTGCTCCAGAGGTATATACATTTATGATTTCACGTTTTATAGGAGGATTTTGTATAGGTATTTCATCGGTTATTTCGCCATTATATATTTCTGAAATAGCTCCTGCAAAACAAAGAGGAGGGCTAGTAGCTCTCTTTCAGTTTAATATAGTTTTTGGAATACTTTTGGCATATTTTTCTAATTATTTTTTAGAAGGAGTAGGAGGAGATAACTCGTGGCGATGGATGTTAGGGGTAGTAGCAGTCCCTTCTTTCTTTTTTATGATATGCACTTTTTTTATATCAGAAAGCCCGAGGTGGCTTATTTTGAAAAAAAATAATTTGGAATCTGCTAAAAAAGTACTTTTAGAAATATCCCCGAACGAAGCTACCAATATTTTTAATACTATTTTAGAATATCAAAAAAAACAACTTACACAGGTAAAAGAAGCATTTTTTTCAAAAAAATATAGATGGCTTATATTTATAACTTTTTTATTAGGATTTTTTAACCAGATGTCCGGTATAAATGCAATTATATACTATGCACCTCGTATTTTTGAAATGGCAGGATTTGAATCTTCATCAGCACTTCTTTCCAGTGTAGGAGTAGGTGTGATAAATCTTCTTTTTACAATGGTAGGATTATCTCTCATAGATAAATTTGGAAGACGAATGCTTATGTATATTGGTTCTATAGGATATATTATTTCTTTGTCGTTGGTTGCAAGTTGTTTTTATAATGAATCCTTTCATAATATAGCTATTTATATTTTTCTTTTTATAGCATCGCATGCAATAGGGCAGGGGGCAGTTATATGGGTTTTTTTCTCAGAAATATTTCCTAATTCCATCAGAGCATCGGGACAATCTTTTGGATGTTTTGTCCATTGGATTTTTGCAGCACTCATAGCAAATGTATTTCCACAGATATCGTCTTTCTTCGGTCCTACTTCTATTTTTGTTTTCTTTGCTGTAATGATGGTAGCACAACTTTTATATGTCCATTGTATTATGCCAGAAACAAAGGGGATAGTACTAGAAGATATGGATGCAAAAATTATTCACTAA